A single genomic interval of uncultured Pseudodesulfovibrio sp. harbors:
- a CDS encoding DMT family transporter — MSKVGKAGVPVSGRPGCVFAGSKETGRLVALLSLAGAVLLWGTSFMATKAALSAFSPLTVVWLRMTMASFLVLLIRKRIPAPIYEPGDWKVLAFLCLMQPCLYFLLEGYALSLTSSSQAGMISALVPLLVTAGAWAVLKEPVSPTGFAGLLLSIGGVVWLSLGGVADESSPNPALGNLLEVGAMICAAGYMVVMKRLSARYSTWWLTGMQCVAGAVFFLPGGIFSAPDVWGSVSKQAWMAVAYLGFFVTLGAFGLYNMAMTFMPAGQAAVAINLVSPVALAAGWLVMGEVLSFSQLLACGVVACGVWLGNVSVSFRKSRGVEQA, encoded by the coding sequence ATGTCGAAAGTCGGAAAAGCCGGGGTACCTGTCTCGGGCAGGCCGGGTTGCGTTTTTGCAGGGTCGAAGGAAACAGGCAGACTGGTGGCTTTGCTCAGTCTTGCCGGAGCCGTTTTGCTGTGGGGAACCTCCTTCATGGCGACCAAGGCGGCGTTGTCAGCGTTTAGTCCCCTGACCGTGGTGTGGTTGCGTATGACTATGGCTTCATTTCTTGTCCTGCTTATCCGTAAGCGAATCCCCGCACCCATATATGAACCGGGAGACTGGAAGGTTTTGGCTTTTTTGTGCCTGATGCAGCCATGCCTGTATTTCTTGTTGGAAGGATATGCCCTGAGCCTGACTTCGTCTTCGCAGGCAGGAATGATCTCCGCGCTGGTGCCTTTGCTGGTGACAGCCGGGGCATGGGCCGTGCTCAAGGAGCCGGTGTCCCCGACAGGTTTTGCCGGACTTCTCCTGTCCATTGGCGGAGTGGTTTGGTTGTCGCTTGGCGGCGTGGCAGACGAGTCCTCTCCGAATCCTGCGCTGGGGAACCTGCTGGAGGTCGGGGCCATGATTTGTGCGGCCGGGTACATGGTGGTCATGAAACGGCTTTCCGCCCGTTATTCCACATGGTGGCTGACCGGCATGCAGTGTGTGGCCGGAGCGGTTTTCTTTCTCCCGGGCGGGATATTCAGCGCGCCGGATGTTTGGGGAAGTGTTTCGAAGCAGGCTTGGATGGCCGTGGCCTATCTCGGCTTTTTCGTTACTCTGGGGGCTTTCGGGCTGTATAACATGGCCATGACTTTCATGCCTGCCGGTCAGGCTGCGGTCGCCATCAATCTCGTGTCTCCGGTGGCGCTTGCGGCAGGGTGGCTTGTGATGGGAGAGGTTCTGTCCTTTTCTCAGCTGCTTGCCTGCGGAGTAGTCGCATGCGGTGTATGGCTCGGGAATGTTTCGGTATCGTTTCGAAAATCGAGAGGCGTCGAACAGGCATAA
- a CDS encoding AraC family transcriptional regulator, which yields MGRKPANTDVRFWRDPDLPGVEVRYSSYNEEAFRKHSHAAYSIGLIETGWTSFYLEGNVFEAHAGQIALMCPGEVHACNPDLDSNMTYRMFYVDSSWLESVSGEIFASVSGMPRFPSPVVSDPPLFALWCELHEAVKQGEERLVKESLLIQALGELISHHATSGEDSVPAENDRSVQLVREYLAAHLSEKVSLDTLAGVAHVSRYHLLRKFHGEVGMPPHAYQNQLRVDLAKALLVQGAPVSSVAADAGFADQSHFSRVFKQYTGATPRQYQSSAVFRS from the coding sequence ATGGGAAGAAAACCTGCCAATACCGATGTGCGCTTCTGGCGCGATCCGGACCTTCCGGGTGTGGAGGTGCGTTATTCCAGCTATAATGAAGAGGCCTTCAGAAAGCACAGTCATGCAGCCTATTCCATCGGGCTGATCGAGACCGGCTGGACGTCTTTCTATCTGGAAGGGAATGTTTTTGAGGCCCATGCCGGACAGATTGCATTGATGTGTCCCGGCGAAGTGCATGCCTGTAATCCTGATCTGGATTCAAATATGACCTACCGCATGTTTTATGTGGATTCGTCGTGGCTTGAATCCGTGTCTGGTGAAATATTTGCTTCCGTTTCGGGAATGCCGCGTTTCCCTTCTCCTGTGGTCAGCGATCCTCCCCTTTTTGCGCTTTGGTGCGAATTGCATGAGGCCGTCAAACAAGGGGAAGAGCGTCTTGTGAAGGAGTCCCTCCTGATACAGGCTCTGGGCGAATTGATTTCCCATCATGCCACGAGTGGGGAAGATTCTGTTCCTGCGGAAAATGACAGGTCAGTGCAACTCGTCCGTGAATATCTGGCGGCTCACCTTTCGGAGAAAGTCAGTCTGGACACGTTGGCCGGAGTGGCTCATGTCAGCCGTTATCATCTGCTGCGTAAGTTTCATGGAGAGGTGGGGATGCCTCCCCATGCTTATCAGAATCAGCTTCGGGTCGATTTGGCAAAAGCGTTGCTGGTTCAGGGAGCGCCTGTCAGCAGTGTCGCTGCGGACGCCGGTTTTGCTGATCAAAGTCATTTTTCCCGTGTGTTCAAGCAGTACACCGGGGCAACGCCTCGTCAGTATCAATCTTCAGCGGTTTTCCGCAGCTAG